A stretch of DNA from Methanogenium sp. S4BF:
ATGGATCAGACAACAATCTCAGTCACCCACTCCGCTATTCTCGCTGACAAAGGGCTTATTCTCTATGAAAAGGCGTATGATCAGCAGCTAAAGGACGCATTTATTCCGTTTCTTGATGCCTATGACCGGTCCGGAGGGAATCCGGCTGCAATGGATCTTGAGAGCCTGAAAGCTGAGATGATCCGTTCCCCCGACTGGGATATTGACCTCTATATCATCAATGAAACCGGTGTTATAGAATACACCACATTTGAGCCGGATCTGGGTTTTGACTTTCGTACGATTCCCGGTTTTTATTCGTCAATCACCACAATCCGAGAAGGGAATGATTTTTCCGCAGACAGGGTATGCACCAGCCTCTCCGATCCTTCGTATGGGAAAAAATATGCCTATATGCCCACCCCTGACCACCGGTATCTGCTGGAACTGAGTTTCACGTCTGATTCCTTTATGGAAGGGCGCAAGAACTTCCCCTATACCGCCATATCTGATATGCTGATGGAGGATGATCCCTCCCTTCGTGATGTTTCCATCTTTGATGTCACCTATCGCCGGATAGCAGGCCATGGTGAATCTGCGGAAGGTGAGACGCTCGCGCATGTGAAGCAGGTCTATGCTGACCATGTCGGGTTTGATGTCATTGATAAACCGAATGAAACCATCACCCGCTATCTCTATATCGACCTGGATAACGAAGGATATCCCTCATCGTCCCAGATGAATCTTGTCGGTGAGATCGTCTTTTCGACACAACCCCTTCGTGATTCAATAAATTTTTTGCTCCTGAATGTGGTCGTTCTTTGTATCCTGGGGGTGGGGGTTGGAATATTTGCTGCCTATTATACCTCCTATTTCCTGACACGTCCGCTAAAGGCGATTATATCGGATATTGACTATATCGCAGACGGTCACCTTGACCACCCGATTCAGGAGGCGAAGTCATCGGAGACGGAAAATCTCCGGCGGAGTGTAAATATCCTTGTTGAACGCCTGAATTCTGAAATTCTGAGGCTCAAACAGACTTCCGGGGAGCTGGACTGCGAACTGAAACGGACACAGGAGGTGGAGAGGGCACTCAGGAATGCAAACACGAAGCTGGGCCTGCTCTCGGGCATTACCCGGCATGATATTCTCAACCAGATCCGGGCGCTCACGATGATCTCTACTCTGCTCAAGGAAGAGATGGGTAATGACCGGAAAGCAGAGACCCCGCTGAGAATAATGGATGATGTTATTGAAACGATGGAGGGTCAGATTACCTTTACACGGGAGTATGAACTGCTGGGATCAAAGACCGCAGAATGGATAAATGTCGCGTCACTGGTTACAGAAGTGGGAGAAGGCACCGGATTCCGTCAGATCACAACAGAGATTACGACCGGCAGTCTTGAGATATTTGCTGACCCGCTTCTGAAACGGGCTGTCTTCAATCTGTTTGACAATGCCGTACGCCACGGTGAAACAGTAACCCGGATGAGGGTTTCATTCCGTGAAGGGGGTGATGGGGGTACGCTGATATTTGAGGATGACGGGTGTGGTGTCCCGGAGAATATGAAAGAGAAGATTTTCTGGAAGAAGACCGGCAAAAATACCGGATATGGGCTTTTCCTGGTGCAGGAAATCCTCTCCATCACCGGCATGAGCATCCGTGAGACGGGACAGAAAGGAACCGGGGCACGCTTTGAGATACGGATTCCGGAAGAGGGCTACCGGTTTGGAGAATAGACGGTATATCCGTATGGAGTTTCTGCTGTATGCGGTGTGAATGGTATGCTGAACCGGTTCGGTGAGCGGGTCATCTCATTCAATTATTTTTGGACTCTCCTGCTCATTTCTGATTCCGGAATATTCCCTCTGTTTTGTCGCGTTCTGAACAAAACCGGAGCACGGGAGGTTTCCCCTCCCGTATGCCTTTTCCCTGATATCCAAAAAAGGCCATGCAGGGTAGACGAACAAGCACCCGGTCTTTCCAATGTGGGTGTATATTGCGCCGGATTTGATGAAAATCAGCGTTCAGATGAATAGAGACGAATTCTCATTCGTGCTATAGAAAATCAATAAAGACAGGAATTAGCATTCATTTGCCGTTCTGAAACTGTATGTCTCAATTTCAGCAAAACAAATACTGCAATGTGAGTGTTAAAAACATAATAAATGCGGGGGGAGCGATTCGAACGCTCGGACTCCTACGAGACTAGGCCCTCAACCTAGCGCCTTTGACCTGGCTCGGCAACCCCCGCACAGAAGTGTGCGAAATAGCCAGGACCGGTTCCATGACATCAGGGCCGGATGAACAACCCTCTTCGGGAGTTCAGGCGACTGCGCCATGTTACTCTACATAGAAGGCTGTATGGGGAAATATATGTTTTCATTTGATTCTGGTTCCCGGATGGACCTGATATAAACGCTCTGATCCCTGCCGGTGAAGATGAGTGGTATTTTTAAGAATCAGGTTGAATTCTATCTTAATGTGGGCAAAGATACTGAATACATTCAGTGATTCACCTTCCCAGGCGCAGGTCGCACGATTCCTTCTGGAAAACGGTCTTGGCATCAATGAACGGGGCCGTGTCACGGTTAATGGCATAGAAATTCCTGCAACCCATCTCTCAAAGGAGATCGGTACTGACCGCCGTGTCGTCGACGCCACCGTGAAGCGCATCTTATCTCTTCCTGCCATATCTGAAATCTTCCTTAACCTTCGGGCCACGCCGGATGTCAGCCGTATCGCAGAGTCCCTCGGCCTCACCGTGATCACTGTCATGCCGGATGATGCCGCACAGAAGGGTGTGGTGGGTGAAACCGTGAAGGTACTCGCCGACCATGATATTTCCATCCGGCAGATCTTTGTCACCGACTCCCACCTCTCAGAAGATCCGAAGCTGGTCATCGTGGTGGATGAGGCACTCCCTGCGGCAGTATATGAGGCCCTGCGTGCCCTGCCGCAGGTCAGAAAACTTATTCTTGAATAAATTCGCCTTTTTTAAAAAACGATCCGCCGTAAGGCCGGTCCCCCTTATTCTGGGGATAATTTTTCAGAAATGAAGATATTTTGCACGGACATCAGTACATTATTTTATCTTCGGTCCTGTTTTTAGACAATGGCACGAAGCAGGGTGACTCACCGGTGAGACAGCGTCTTATTTCCATCATGGCTGTCTGTTATATCCCTGTATATACAGCACCGGCAGAAGGTTCGGAACACAAAACCTGATACAGAATCTTCAGAGATTTTCCACATCATCGGCAAGGGCCGCGATACGCCTGAGAATATGCTCCGGAAGTGTGCCCGCGGCAGTTTCCAGCCGTTCTTTGATGGAAATAACCGTGGTGCCCCTGACCCGGTTGTCTGCATGGGCCACAATCTTTTCTTCGGGGGTCTGCGGGACACAGTCAATCGGCCTGAGCCCCTCGGCCTCGCACTCCTCTGCGGTAAGCCCGGCGCCGATGTGGCATTCAACAATGCGTGCCACCTCCTTGGGCAGACCGTATGCACGGCAGATATCAGCCCCGATTTGGCCGTGGGCAAGCGAATGCGTCTGTGACCTGCCGATGTCATGCAGGGCTGCACCCCAGGAGACCAGCTCCCTGTCCACCGGGCGTGAGGCGGCGTACTGGCAGGCAAGGTCATGCACCACATGACAGTGGGCAATAACATTATCCGGGCACCCGGCCCGGTGAAGAAATAAAAACGGGTCTTCTGATGGGAGCATCAGACTTTGCCCAGTGTAGCCCTCATCGCAGCAACGCGCGTTTTGAGTGCATTGAGAAGAAGTTCGTTATCAAAGTGCTCCATGTGCATCCCGCACTGGCAGGTGAACTCTACGGCGAGTGCGTCATTGAACG
This window harbors:
- a CDS encoding HAMP domain-containing sensor histidine kinase — protein: MKRDDKQHRSLQTSFGLVIFLVFIFLTVSVSVILFTSVENSIVSQFDEKMDQTTISVTHSAILADKGLILYEKAYDQQLKDAFIPFLDAYDRSGGNPAAMDLESLKAEMIRSPDWDIDLYIINETGVIEYTTFEPDLGFDFRTIPGFYSSITTIREGNDFSADRVCTSLSDPSYGKKYAYMPTPDHRYLLELSFTSDSFMEGRKNFPYTAISDMLMEDDPSLRDVSIFDVTYRRIAGHGESAEGETLAHVKQVYADHVGFDVIDKPNETITRYLYIDLDNEGYPSSSQMNLVGEIVFSTQPLRDSINFLLLNVVVLCILGVGVGIFAAYYTSYFLTRPLKAIISDIDYIADGHLDHPIQEAKSSETENLRRSVNILVERLNSEILRLKQTSGELDCELKRTQEVERALRNANTKLGLLSGITRHDILNQIRALTMISTLLKEEMGNDRKAETPLRIMDDVIETMEGQITFTREYELLGSKTAEWINVASLVTEVGEGTGFRQITTEITTGSLEIFADPLLKRAVFNLFDNAVRHGETVTRMRVSFREGGDGGTLIFEDDGCGVPENMKEKIFWKKTGKNTGYGLFLVQEILSITGMSIRETGQKGTGARFEIRIPEEGYRFGE
- a CDS encoding ACT domain-containing protein, yielding MWAKILNTFSDSPSQAQVARFLLENGLGINERGRVTVNGIEIPATHLSKEIGTDRRVVDATVKRILSLPAISEIFLNLRATPDVSRIAESLGLTVITVMPDDAAQKGVVGETVKVLADHDISIRQIFVTDSHLSEDPKLVIVVDEALPAAVYEALRALPQVRKLILE
- a CDS encoding HDIG domain-containing metalloprotein: MLPSEDPFLFLHRAGCPDNVIAHCHVVHDLACQYAASRPVDRELVSWGAALHDIGRSQTHSLAHGQIGADICRAYGLPKEVARIVECHIGAGLTAEECEAEGLRPIDCVPQTPEEKIVAHADNRVRGTTVISIKERLETAAGTLPEHILRRIAALADDVENL